In one window of Helianthus annuus cultivar XRQ/B chromosome 17, HanXRQr2.0-SUNRISE, whole genome shotgun sequence DNA:
- the LOC110924759 gene encoding uncharacterized protein LOC110924759, which translates to MHEDIFITSKGSASVHDMRDKPSLLNKPLKIDGNPLLPRRGVVQKEPRVINIIDELQKITVQVPPLTSTPYSQVNQQGPPLEPVSYAEKLQSSATIKREVNFRLMKPLETREDADLVIPKEVVKQVQDKFENVLYGYFLGSRLPFPVVEYYAKNVWAKFGFQKLMLNSAGFFFFKFDSRDGLTKVLEGGPWLIRKVPLFLNIWSPKVSLKKDGVKTIPLWVKLHNVPISVYTDDGLSLLASKLGTPKRLDSYTADMCVDNWGRSSYARAMIEVNADSELKDYITLAIPKMDEEGYIMERVKVEYEWKPLRCPTCCLFGHDHSSCSKIIKDKAKQVVVDEEGFVTDRKRMAKHGFPQKKQKAKFVYKPKANKDAPGTSGTKPEVLTNNGSPTVNVANSFQALANDDADVNPVAGNTSGNNSAEVKGGLNNGTAMHDDVRENVPTEMSKYMSSNLNGSKSEGASTPGSVGFNG; encoded by the coding sequence ATGCATGAGGATATTTTCATTACGTCTAAGGGTTCCGCGAGTGTGCATGATATGCGTGATAAACCTAGCCTGTTGAACAAGCCTTTGAAGATTGATGGGAATCCTTTACTGCCGCGTCGAGGTGTTGTGCAGAAAGAGCCTAGggttattaatattattgatgAATTGCAGAAAATTACGGTACAAGTTCCGCCGTTAACAAGTACTCCTTATAGTCAGGTTAATCAGCAAGGGCCGCCGTTGGAGCCGGTGTCTTATGCGGAGAAACTTCAGTCTTCGGCAACTATTAAGAGGGAAGTCAACTTCAGACTTATGAAGCCATTAGAAACCAGGGAAGATGCAGATCTAGTTATTCCGAAAGAGGTTGTTAAACAGGTACAAGATAAATTTGAGAATGTACTTTATGGTTATTTTCTAGGAAGTCGTTTACCATTCCCTGTAGTAGAATACTATGCAAAGAACGTTTGGGCAAAGTTTGGATTTCAAAAGCTAATGTTGAACTCGGCtggtttctttttcttcaagttcGATTCTAGGGATGGGTTAACAAAGGTTTTGGAAGGAGGTCCTTGGTTGATAAGAAAAGTTCCTCTATTTCTGAATATATGGTCCCCAAAGGTTAGCTTGAAAAAGGATGGTGTGAAAACTATTCCTTTGTGGGTTAAACTGCATAACGTCCCAATCTCGGTTTACACGGATGATGGATTAAGCTTGTTGGCCTCGAAATTGGGTACCCCGAAACGGCTTGATTCTTATACGGCTGATATGTGTGTGGATAACTGGGGCAGGAGCAGTTATGCTCGTGCAATGATTGAGGTGAATGCGGATAGTGAACTTAAAGATTATATTACGCTAGCTATTCCTAAAATGGATGAAGAGGGCTATATTATGGAACGAGTAAAAGTTGAATATGAGTGGAAACCGTTACGTTGCCCCACATGTTGCTTATTTGGCCATGACCACTCTTCTTGTAGCAAAATTATTAAGGATAAGGCAAAACAGGTGGTGGTAGATGAGGAAGGGTTTGTTACTGATCGAAAGAGAATGGCTAAACATGGGTTtccacaaaagaagcaaaaggctAAGTTTGTTTACAAACCAAAAGCTAATAAAGACGCTCCTGGTACATCTGGAACAAAGCCGGAGGTTCTAACTAATAATGGTTCCCCAACTGTTAACGTGGCTAATTCCTTCCAGGCATTAGCTAATGATGATGCTGATGTCAACCCGGTAGCGGGTAATACTTCGGGTAATAATTCGGCTGAGGTGAAGGGCGGATTAAATAACGGAACTGCAATGCATGATGACGTTAGAGAGAATGTTCCGACTGAAATGTCGAAATACATGAGTAGCAATCTTAATGGCAGCaaatctgagggggcaagcactcccggttcCGTGGGTTTCAATGGGTAG